The Sphingosinicella flava genome includes the window TTCGGTGCCCGGCCTCGACGAAAAGGTCGATTTCCGCCTGCTCATCGTACCCAATGACGACATCATCACCTTTCGCGGCCGCAAGCATTTCGAACAGCAATGGTTTCTGCTGGCCTTCAAGGCGTCCGGGTTCGAGCGATTTCGGGACTCGCCCCTGCGCTTTCTGGAATTTCACGTGGGCTATCATGCCGAGGATTTCGACGATGACGATCGCGCCGCGGGACTCGTTCCGAAACGGAAGCCGTTCGTCGGCATCGGCCTGAATATTTCGGAGCTGCTCCTGAAGAACCGCAGCGGCGGGGTCGCGAGCGTTGGACGCCATGGACTGGAATATCTCCAGATCCCCTATACCGCGCTCCATGTCGATTGAGGCGAAAGCCCCTTAGCTCTTCGGACGGAGCCAGCTCATCAATTCGTGAAAGCGCAGCACTTCGTTGAAGGCGATGCCGCCGAGGCCATCGTGGTACCAGCGGATGACGCCGGGCAGGGGGCGGAATTTCTCAAGTGTCACGATGACGTCGTCGCCCGCCACCAGCGCGCCGTCTACCTCGACCCGGACGCCGCCTTGCGAAATGTCCTGCACCGTCGCGGTGACGACCCGTGCGCCGATGCGCAAGGTGGCGAGACGGTCGACCTCGACACGCGGCATGCGCGGCTGCCAGCCATCTTCCTGGATCTGGTTCGACAGCAATTCCTCGACATCGATCGGCCGGTCGAACTGCACGCCCGCATTGGAATCGGTGACCCACATGATCGTGCCGTCGATCGTCTGCGCTGATTTCAGCTCCACCGTGACGCGCTGACCGACATGGAATTCGGAATAGATGTGGACGATAAGGCCGCCCGCCGACACGTTGCGGATCAGGCAAAGCTCGCGCCGCCCGTTGACGATCAGGGTGCCGACGCGAAGGATGCGGATGCGCGGCGACTGCCGACGCGGATCCTGTTCCGGCATTTCCGTGGAGAAGGAGAAAATCGTCTCCTCCTCATTCGCCTTGTTCAGCATGCATCAGCCCTTCGCAGCTGGGATCGTGTCCCAGTCCGGTTCACCTACGACATATCGTTTTAAAAAAAGCCTAACTACCGGTCATTTGCATGTTTTATATCAAAAGCTCATTTCGTCATAGATGTGCGAAACGTCGCGGTTCCAGGCGGTTTCGTAGTGATCGAGAAGGATGTCGGCCGGGCTCTGGCCGCGCGCGATTACATCGCGCAGGGGATCGAGGAAGCCCGATTCATTGTCGCCTGACGCATTGAGGCGGGAGCGGGCGTTGAGCCCTTCGGTCGCGATGTCGAGGATGCGGGCGCCAAGATCGCGCAGCGTTCCGCCGCCCGGAACGGCTGTTTTGAGACCTAGCTTCGGCACCTCGTCGCGCAGCCTTTGCCGTTCGCCAAGCGACCAATATTTCACTTCGTCCCAGGCCGCGTCGAGCGCCGCGCCGTCATAGAGGAGACCTACCCAGAAAGCGGGCAGCGCGCAGATGCGGCTCCAGCGCCCGCCATCGGCCCCGCGCATTTCCAGGAAGCTCTTCAGCCGCACTTCGGGGAAGGCTGTCGACAGATGATCGTTCCAGTCGGACAGGCGCGGCTTTTCGCCCGGCAGCACGGAGAGTTCGCCCTTCAGGAAATCGCGGAAGGAAAGGCCGGCCGCGTCGATATACTGGCCGTCGCGGAACACGAAGTACATCGGCACGTCGAGCGCGTAATCGGCGTAACGTTCGTAGCCGAACCCGTCCTCGAACACGAAAGGCAGCATGCCGGTGCGTGCCGGGTCGGTGTCCGACCAGATATGGCTGCGGAAGGAGAGGAAGCCGTTGGGCTTGCCCTCGGTGAACGGCGAATTGGCGAACAGCGCGGTCGCGAGGGGCTGGAGCGCGAGGCCGACGCGAAACTTCTTCGCCATGTCGGCTTCGGTCTCGTAATCCAGATTGACCTGGATGGTGCAGGTCCGGAGCATCATGTCGAGGCCAAGGCTGCCGACGCGCGGCATGTGGCGCAGCATAATGCCGTAACGGCCCTTTGGCATGATGGGCAGTTCGGCGCGCGTCTTGTCCGGCCACATGCCGAGACCAAGGAAGCCGAGGCCGAGCGTGTCGCCGGCTTCCTTCACCTGGCGCAGGTGCCGCGCGGCTTCCGCGCAGGTCTGGTGGAGATTTTCCAGCGGCGCGCCCGACAGCTCGAATTGCCCCGCGGGCTCCAGGCTGATCGTGCCGTCGCTGCCGGAAAGGGCGATGACGTTGCCGCCCTCCACCACCGGTTGCCAGCCATAAGCGGTGAGCGCCATCAAAAGGTCGCGGATGCCGCCCGGCTCGTCATAAGACGGCGCGCGGTGATCGGCGCGGCGATAGACGAACTTCTCATGCTCGGTCCCGATCCGCCACCGCTCCGGGGGTTTCTCGCCCTTGATGAAGGGCGCGAGCAGGTCGTCGCGCGTCTCGATAATGGGGTCGTTTCCGGCGGAAGCGGTGCGCGTCGTCATGCTGGCTCCTGTAGCCTTAGCCGCACGCTCCCGCCAGCCGATTTCGGAACATAAGCCCCTCCCCTTGATGGGGAGGGGTGGGGGTGGGGTGATGCTGGGGAAGCACGCCGCTCTACGTCGCAGATCACCCCCACCCAACCAGCGCCGGGTGAATAGCGCCCCGTGCTATTCAGGTCATGCCGGGGGCATGACCGGCCCGGTACTCCCATCAAGGGGGGGCTTAAGAGCGCGGACTCTGTGTCCAATCCCCCGCCGCGCCCATCCACAGGCTGACCGCCGCGACGGCCGCGGTGTCGGCGCGCAGAATGCGGGGGCCGAGGGAAACCGGCCTGGCCTCCGGCAACGCGCGAATGGCCGCGCGTTCGGCGTCGGTGAAACCGCCTTCCGGGCCGATCAGGATCGCGGCGGGGCCAGGCGTGGCGGCGGGGGCAAAGGGCTCACCGCCCATCTCGTCGGCGAAATAGAGGGTGCGGCCGGCGGGCCAATCCTTGAGCAGAGCGTCTAGCTTGCGCGCCTCGGCGAGTTCCGGAAGAGCGGTGCGTTCGCATTGCTCGGCGGCCTCGATCATGTGGGCAAGCAGCCGCTCGCCATTGAGCCGGTCGACGATCGTGCGTTGGGTGATGACGGGGACGAGGCGCGCGACGCCAAGCTCGGTCGCCTTTTCCGCGATCCAGTCGATCCGCCCTTTCTTGATCGGCGCGAAGGCGAGCCACAGGTCGGGCACAGCCTCGCGCTCGCGAAGCTGCTGGACGATGCGGAGCGTGACGCGCTTCTTTCCCGCTTCGACGATTTCGGCCAGCCATTCGCCGCTGCGGTCGTCGAACAGCTTGATCTGCGCGCCCGGTCCCAAACGCAGCACGGCACCGAGATAATTGGCCTGCTGGCTCTCGAGCGTCACCGATGCGCCTTCTCCAAGCGGCTGGTCGACATAAAGACGTGGAAGGCTGGATGGCGGCCAGGCGGGCGTTGCGGGCATGAGAGGCATTTAATGGGTAGGGGTGCCAGAGCAAAGCCCCTCCTTTGATGGGTTGGGTAGGGGTGATGTTCGGCATGGGGCTGTGAATGTCCCCAGCATCACCCCCACCCAACCCTCCCCCATCAAGGGGGAGGGCTTTTCTGCGGACTCCCTCCCGCTTAGAAAGGCAGTGATGACCGATCCCGATATCGTTCCCGACAGCGAAAGGCGCGGTCTGCTTGGCGTCCTGCCCCGGGCATGGCGGCCTTATGCCTCCTTGATGCGTGCCGACCGGCCGATCGGGGTGTGGCTTCTCTTCTGGCCCGGCGCCTGGGCGATCGCGCTGGCCGGGTTTGGGGGCCAGGGGTTGCGGCTTATCCTGCTTTTCGCTCTTGGCGCATTCGCGATGCGGAGCGCGGGCTGCGTCTATAACGATATCGTCGACCGCGACCTCGACGCGCGGGTCGAGCGGACGCGGCTCCGGCCCTTGGCGAGCGGACGCGTCTCGTTGAAGGGCGCCTGGATTCTGCTCGTGGTCTTGAGCCTGTGCGGACTGCTCGTTCTCCTCCAGCTCCGGCCGCCCGCCCAACTTGTCGCCCTTGTCAGCCTTGCGCTCGTCGCCGCCTACCCGTTCATGAAGCGCATCACCTGGTGGCCGCAGGCCTGGCTCGGTCTCGTCTTCTCCTGGGCGGCTCTGGTCGGCTGGCCGGCGGTGACGGGGGAAGTCGGCGCTTCGGCGCTGCTCCTCTATGCCGGTGCCGTTTTCTGGGTGATCGGATACGACACCATCTATGCCCTGCAAGACCGGGAGGACGATGCCCTGGTCGGAGTCAAATCCTCCGCTTTGGCCCTGGGCGGGAAAGCGCGGGCCGGCATCGCGGTCTTTTATCTTCTCGCCATGCTTTTCTGGATCGCCGCCCTTTGGACGATCCGGCCGCACTGGCTGGGCAGCCTCGCCTTGCTGCCCGTGGCCCTGCATCTCGCCTGGCAGGTTTTGACCCTGCAGACCGGCGACGGCGCCGACGCGCTCGCCAAATTCCGGTCCAACCGCTTCGCCGGTTTCCTGATGTTCCTCGCCTGCCTGGTGGTTGGAACCTCCGCCTGACGGCTTTTCCTTCTGGCCGGATCGGCGTAAGCGCCTCTCCATGTTGAACGTGAAGGAAGCCGAGGCGCGCGCCGCCGCGTTGGTCGAAGCCGCGACGAAGGCGGGCGCCGACGCCGCCGACGTGCTTTATGTCGGCGACGCATCGACCGGCGTGCAGGTGCGCCTCGGCGTGCTCGAGGATATCGAGCGCTCTGAAGGCGAGACGATCGGTCTTCGTTTCTTCATCGGCCGGAAATCCGCGACCATCTCTTCCTCCGACCTGTCCGGTGAAGCGCTGGCGGCGCTCGTAGAGCGTGCCGCCGCGATGGCGAAGGAAGCGCCCGAAGACCCTTATGCGGGCCTTGCGCCCGAAAGCATGCTGCTGACCGGTCCGGGCGTTGATGTCGACGGCGACGACGGCTGCGATCCGGCACCCTCCGATTTGCGTGACCGCGCCCTGGCGCTCGAGGATGCGGCGCGCGCGGTGCCAGGCGTGACCAACAGCGAGGGGGCGGGGGTGAGCGCGGGTCGTTCGGTTATCGCGCTGGCGACCAGCCATGGCTTCTGCCGGGGCTATTCGACCAGCGGGTATAGCGCCTCTGCCAGCGTGATTGCCGGCGAAGGCGCGGCCATGCAGCGCGATTATGACAGCCACAATGTCCGTCATTATGCCGATCTCGAACCGCCGGAAACGATCGGGCGGCGGGCCGGGGAACGCGCGGTGCGCCGCCTCGATCCCGGCAAGCTCGCGAGCGGTGTCATGCCGGTGGTCTTCGATCCGCGCGTCGGCGGCGGTCTCGTCGGCCACCTGATCGGCGCGATCAAGGGGTCCGCCATCGCACGGCAGACCAGCTTCCTTGTCGGCCGCGAAGGGGAAGCGATCTTCCCCGATGCCATCACCATCGTCGACGATCCGCACCGGCCGCGCGGCCTGCGTTCCAAGCCGTTCGACGGCGAAGGCCTGCGGACCGCGCCGCGCAAGCTGATCGAGAGCGGACGGCTGACCGGCTGGCTGATGGACAGCGCGTCGGCCCGCCAGCTGGGTCAGAGCCCGACGGGCCACGCCACGCGCGGCGCGGGGGGCGCCCCAGGCGTGTCGGCGACCAATGTCGCCTTGCTGCCCGGCGCATTGAGCCCCGACGCGCTGATCGCCGATATCCGCCTCGGCCTCTACATCACCGAATTGATCGGCCACGGCGTGAACGAAGTCACCGGGGATTACAGCCGGGGCGCGTCGGGCTTCATCATCGAAAATGGCGAGATCGCCGGGGCGGTGCAGGAAATCACCGTCGCGGGCAATTTGATCGACATGTACCGGACATTGGCGGCCGCCGACGACCTCGAATATCGCCGCGGCGTCAACGTGCCGACCTTGCGCGTCGAGGGGATGACCGTCGCCGGCGCCTAGCTTGCGAAGGAACCGAGCCTTGGAACTCCGAGGCGGGGAATTTCGATCTTGGGGCAACGGTTCATCACGACCTTGAGGCCCGCCGCTTCCGCCCGGGCGGCGGCTTCCTCGTTAACGACGCCGATCTGCATCCAAACCGCCTTGGCGCCTGCCGCGATGGCTTCGTCCACGGCTTCCCCGGCGGCGGCCGGCCGGCGAAAGATGTCGACCAGGTCAATAGGCTCCCCGATCTGCGACAATTCCCGCCAGACATATTCGCCATGGACATGCTCGCCGGTAATCTGCGGATTGACCGGGATGACGCGATAGCCGCGATCCTGGAGGAAGCGCATCACGCCGTAGCTCGGCCGGTCCGGCCGGTCGGAGGCGCCGATCATCGCGATGGTGCGGGTGTTGGCGAGCAGTTCGGCAATGTCTTCGTCGCGGGTCAGCGGCATGGCGGCACTCCTTATACGCGGACGAACGGTCAGGCGGCGCTCTGGTTCATCCGCTCGATCAAACGTGCCGCGATGGCATGAAAGGCGCGTCCTTCCTCGCCATCGCTTGCAGCGGGCGGCCTTCCGGCGTCCGAAGCCTCGCGGATGGCGAGGGTCAGCGGCACGCGGCCGAGAAATGGAATCTCCATTGACCGCGCCGCCGCCTCCGCGCCGCCCGATCCGAATGGATCGGACATTTCACCGCAATGGGGGCAGGCATAGCCCGCCATATTCTCGACGAGGCCGAGGATCGGCACGCCCATTTTGTTGAACAGGTCGATCGCCCTTCTGGCGTCGATCAGGGCCAGATCCTGCGGCGTCGAGACGATCACCGCGCCCGCCGGCTTCCAATTCTGCATCAGCGACAGCTGCACGTCGCCAGTGCCGGGGGGCAAGTCGACGACCAGGATTTCGGTATCGCCCCAATCGCCGTCGAGCAGCTGGCCGAGCGCCTTGGTCGCCATCGCGCCGCGCCAGGCGAGTGCCGCGTCCTTGTCGACCAGCTGGCCGATGGACAGCAGGCGGATGCCCTGCGCTTCGACCGGAATGATCGTCTTCTCCACCGCTTCGGGACGCTCGTCGCTGCCAAGGAGGCGGGGCTGGGATGGGCCGTATATGTCGGCGTCGACCAGCCCCACCTTCCTGCCGGTCCGGGCGAGCGCGATGGCGAGATTGGCCGAAACGGTCGACTTGCCGACCCCGCCCTTGCCGCTGCCCACCGCGATGATCGTGCGATGAACCTTGTCGGCGGTGACTGCGATACGAACCGCATCAATGCCCGGCAGGCCTTCCACCCCGGTACGGACTTGCGATTCCAGCTTGATCCTGTCGCTGATCGACAGGCCGGTCGCATCGAGGACGAGGCTCAGCACGCCGCCTGCGATGCGCGGTGCCGCGACCCGGTCGCGGACATTTTCCGGAATGTTTTGAAGGGCGGCGGCGAGGGCGGCATCGGTCATGCGCTCCCGATAGGCCTCTTCGAGGGCGATGCCACTGTTTTTCCGCGAAACGCTACCTATAAAGGCTTCATGAGCAGAATTTTCGGGTGGGGCGCACGCCTCGGCGCCATGATGAGTGAGAATAAGGGCGGTCCCTGGGGCGGCTCGGGCGGATCCGGCGGCGATGGACCGCGCAATCCCTGGGGCGGCCCGCGCAAGCCGCGGCCGCCTTCAGGAGGCAGTGACGGTTCGGGCAACGTCACCTCCCTCGACGATTTCCTGAGGAAGAGCCGGGAGCGGCTTGGCGGCCGTCTGCCGCAACAGGGCGGCAAGCCTTATTGGGTTTATGGCATCGCCGCTTTCATCGTCCTCTGGCTGATCTTCACCTCCATGCACCGGATCGGGCCGCAAGAGCGCGGCGTCATCACGCGCTTCGGTTCCTATGCGGGCACGATGGGCCCGGGCATCGGCCTGTCGCTTCCCGCCCCGATCGACCGCGTGCAGAAGGTCGATGTCGAGGAGATTCGCACCGTCGACATCGGGTCGACCGATCCCAATCGCGAAAATCTGATCCTGACCGGCGATCAGAATATCATCGACCTGGCTTATTCGGTGCGCTGGAACATTCGCGATCCGCAACTCTACCTCTTTCAGCTCGCCGATCCCGACGAAACGATCCGCGAGGTCGCCGAAAGCGCGATGCGCGCGGTGGTCGCGGGCGTGTCGCTGAACGACGCCATCGGCGCGGGCCGGGGCGAGATCGAACAGCGCGTGCAGCAGACCATGCAGAGGCTGCTCGACGATTATGGCGCGGGCGTCCGCGTTCAGGGCATCGCGATCAAGCAGTCCGATCCTCCTGCCGCGGTCAACGATGCGTTCAAGGACGTGTCGGCCGCGCAGCAGGAAGCGCAGAGCTATATCAACGACGCCCGTGCCTACGCGCTTCAGCTTACCGCCAAGGCGCAGGGCGAGGCGGCGGCGTTCAACGAAGTCTATTCGCAATATCGCCTGGCGCCGGAAGTCACCCGCCGCCGCATGTATTACGAAACGATGGAACGAGTGCTGTCCCGCGTCGACAAGACGGTCGTGGAAGCGCCGGGCGTGACGCCCTATCTGCCGCTGCCCCAGGCGCAGCGATCGGTCCGGCAGGGAGACGCGCAATGATCGAGCGTATGACCCGCAACCCGATCGCCCTGGCGGTGATCGCCGTGATCGCGCTCGTCCTGATCGGCAGCACCTTTTCGATCGTGCCCGAAACCCAGCAGGCGGTGATCGTCCGCTTTGGTGAGCCCAAGCGCATCATCAACCGCTACGATCCGGGCGAAGCCTTTGGATCCAGCGGCGCGGGGATTATCGCGCGCTGGCCGTTCATGGACGAAATCCATTGGATCGATAAGCGCATCCTGTCGGTCGAGATGGACCAGCAGCAGGTGCTGTCCACCGATCAGCTCCGCCTGCAGGTCGACGCCTTCGCGCGCTACCGCATCGTCGACCCGCTCCGCATGTATATTTCCGCGCGGACGGAGGACCGGGTGAGCGACCAGCTTCGCCCCATCCTCGGCTCGGCGCTGCGCAACGAGCTTGGCCGCCGCCCTTTCGCGGCGCTTCTATCGCCCGAACGCGGCGAGGTGATGGACAATATCCAGCGCGCGCTCAACCGCGTCGCCCGCCAATATGGCGCGGAAATCGTCGACGTGCGGATCAAGCGCGCCGATTTGCCCGAAGGCACGCCGCTCCAATCCGCCTTCCAGCGGATGCAGACGGCGCGTCAGCAGGAAGCACGGTCGATCCGGGCGCAAGGGTCCAAACAGGCGCAGATCATTCGGGCCGAGGCGGACGCGGCGGCGGCGAAAACCTATGCCGACGCCTTCAACCAGGATCCCGATTTCTACGATTTCTACCGGGCGATGCAGTCTTACGAGACGACGTTCATTAACAATGGATCGGGAGAGGAAATGGGCCGTTCCTCCATCATCCTGTCGCCCGAAAATCAATATTTGAAGGAATTTCAGGGCCGCAGATGATGATTACGGCTGTCATTCAATCGCGGTTCATTTTCGAAGCATAGCGTTGGAACAGACTGGAGGCCGGGGGGCATCCGCCGGCTGAAATTGAGGAGACGATTATCGTGCGTTACGTATATGGCGCTACCGCTGCCCTGCTTTTGGGTGGGGCCGCTGCGACGCTCACCATCAATCCGATCAGCGCCCAGACCGCGCAGAACGAGCCGGGAACAATCGCCTCATCGGCGCCCCGTCCGGGCGCGCCGATGAGCTTTGCCGACCTGGCCGACCGCCTCGCGCCCGCCGTGGTCAATATCTCCACCCGCCAGAGCATCGAGGTGCGGCGCCAGCAAGGCCTGCCCCCGGGCTTCGAGGAATTTTTCCGCCAGTTCGGCGGCCAAGTTCCGGACGGCGGCGGCAACGACACGGTAACGCAGCGCGGCGGATCCCTGGGCTCCGGCTTCCTCATTTCGGACGACGGTTATATCGTCACCAACAATCACGTGGTGTCGCCTGCTCGCTCCAATGCGACGGTCGACCAGATCACGGTCACCCTCTCCGACCGTCGCGAATATGAAGCCGAATTGGTCGGCCGCGACGCAGCATCCGACCTTGCATTGCTCAAGATCAAGGCGAACGGGCTCCCGTTCGTTCGCTTCGGGGATTCGACGCGCACGCGGGTCGGCGACTGGGTGGTCGCGATCGGCAACCCGTTCGGGCTTGGCGGAACCGTCACGGCGGGCATCGTTTCCGCGGTGCACCGCAATCTCGAATCCGGCCTCTACGACCGCTACATCCAAACCGACGCGTCCATCAACACCGGCAATAGCGGCGGCCCGATGTTCGACCTCAATGGCAATGTGGTCGGCATCAACACCGCCCTCATCTCCCCGACCGGCGGCAATGTCGGCATCGGTTTCGCCATTCCGGCGGAACAGGCGCGGCCGGTGATCGAAGCCCTGCGCCGCGGCCAGCGGGTGAGGCGCGGCTATCTCGGCATCGGCTTCCAGCCGCTCGACGAAAGCATTGCGGCCTCGCTCGACTTGCCCCGGAATCGCGGCGAGCTCATTCGCAGCGTCAGCCCGGGCGGCCCCGCCGCGCGTGCCGGCATTCAGCAGGGCGACGTGATCATCACCGTCAATGGCCGCGCGGTTACGCCGGACGAATCGCTCGCTTATCTGATCGCCAATCAGAATGTCGGTTCGACGGTCCCCTTCGAGCTGATCCGCAACGGCCAGCGCCGCACGGTGAACGTCACCATCGCCGAGCGTCCGACCGACGAAGAACTTGCCCGCCTCAATGGCACCGAGGAAGAGCAGGAGCTGACCGAGCCGCCCGCATCGCAGCAATCGGACAGCCAGAAGGCGGCGCGCGAGGGCTTGGGCCTCACCGTTCAGACCCTGACGCCGCAGATCGCC containing:
- a CDS encoding TldD/PmbA family protein, whose protein sequence is MLNVKEAEARAAALVEAATKAGADAADVLYVGDASTGVQVRLGVLEDIERSEGETIGLRFFIGRKSATISSSDLSGEALAALVERAAAMAKEAPEDPYAGLAPESMLLTGPGVDVDGDDGCDPAPSDLRDRALALEDAARAVPGVTNSEGAGVSAGRSVIALATSHGFCRGYSTSGYSASASVIAGEGAAMQRDYDSHNVRHYADLEPPETIGRRAGERAVRRLDPGKLASGVMPVVFDPRVGGGLVGHLIGAIKGSAIARQTSFLVGREGEAIFPDAITIVDDPHRPRGLRSKPFDGEGLRTAPRKLIESGRLTGWLMDSASARQLGQSPTGHATRGAGGAPGVSATNVALLPGALSPDALIADIRLGLYITELIGHGVNEVTGDYSRGASGFIIENGEIAGAVQEITVAGNLIDMYRTLAAADDLEYRRGVNVPTLRVEGMTVAGA
- a CDS encoding CoA-binding protein, producing MPLTRDEDIAELLANTRTIAMIGASDRPDRPSYGVMRFLQDRGYRVIPVNPQITGEHVHGEYVWRELSQIGEPIDLVDIFRRPAAAGEAVDEAIAAGAKAVWMQIGVVNEEAAARAEAAGLKVVMNRCPKIEIPRLGVPRLGSFAS
- the hflC gene encoding protease modulator HflC, coding for MIERMTRNPIALAVIAVIALVLIGSTFSIVPETQQAVIVRFGEPKRIINRYDPGEAFGSSGAGIIARWPFMDEIHWIDKRILSVEMDQQQVLSTDQLRLQVDAFARYRIVDPLRMYISARTEDRVSDQLRPILGSALRNELGRRPFAALLSPERGEVMDNIQRALNRVARQYGAEIVDVRIKRADLPEGTPLQSAFQRMQTARQQEARSIRAQGSKQAQIIRAEADAAAAKTYADAFNQDPDFYDFYRAMQSYETTFINNGSGEEMGRSSIILSPENQYLKEFQGRR
- a CDS encoding glutamate--cysteine ligase, which translates into the protein MTTRTASAGNDPIIETRDDLLAPFIKGEKPPERWRIGTEHEKFVYRRADHRAPSYDEPGGIRDLLMALTAYGWQPVVEGGNVIALSGSDGTISLEPAGQFELSGAPLENLHQTCAEAARHLRQVKEAGDTLGLGFLGLGMWPDKTRAELPIMPKGRYGIMLRHMPRVGSLGLDMMLRTCTIQVNLDYETEADMAKKFRVGLALQPLATALFANSPFTEGKPNGFLSFRSHIWSDTDPARTGMLPFVFEDGFGYERYADYALDVPMYFVFRDGQYIDAAGLSFRDFLKGELSVLPGEKPRLSDWNDHLSTAFPEVRLKSFLEMRGADGGRWSRICALPAFWVGLLYDGAALDAAWDEVKYWSLGERQRLRDEVPKLGLKTAVPGGGTLRDLGARILDIATEGLNARSRLNASGDNESGFLDPLRDVIARGQSPADILLDHYETAWNRDVSHIYDEMSF
- a CDS encoding Do family serine endopeptidase, coding for MRYVYGATAALLLGGAAATLTINPISAQTAQNEPGTIASSAPRPGAPMSFADLADRLAPAVVNISTRQSIEVRRQQGLPPGFEEFFRQFGGQVPDGGGNDTVTQRGGSLGSGFLISDDGYIVTNNHVVSPARSNATVDQITVTLSDRREYEAELVGRDAASDLALLKIKANGLPFVRFGDSTRTRVGDWVVAIGNPFGLGGTVTAGIVSAVHRNLESGLYDRYIQTDASINTGNSGGPMFDLNGNVVGINTALISPTGGNVGIGFAIPAEQARPVIEALRRGQRVRRGYLGIGFQPLDESIAASLDLPRNRGELIRSVSPGGPAARAGIQQGDVIITVNGRAVTPDESLAYLIANQNVGSTVPFELIRNGQRRTVNVTIAERPTDEELARLNGTEEEQELTEPPASQQSDSQKAAREGLGLTVQTLTPQIARNLRLNDVNLQGVVIASVNPSSDAAAKGIRTGDIILSINQRQTRTPEEAAAAVEAARRGGRNTVLLLVRRANSQPLYVGVELAGR
- a CDS encoding Mrp/NBP35 family ATP-binding protein — its product is MTDAALAAALQNIPENVRDRVAAPRIAGGVLSLVLDATGLSISDRIKLESQVRTGVEGLPGIDAVRIAVTADKVHRTIIAVGSGKGGVGKSTVSANLAIALARTGRKVGLVDADIYGPSQPRLLGSDERPEAVEKTIIPVEAQGIRLLSIGQLVDKDAALAWRGAMATKALGQLLDGDWGDTEILVVDLPPGTGDVQLSLMQNWKPAGAVIVSTPQDLALIDARRAIDLFNKMGVPILGLVENMAGYACPHCGEMSDPFGSGGAEAAARSMEIPFLGRVPLTLAIREASDAGRPPAASDGEEGRAFHAIAARLIERMNQSAA
- a CDS encoding 16S rRNA (uracil(1498)-N(3))-methyltransferase, yielding MPATPAWPPSSLPRLYVDQPLGEGASVTLESQQANYLGAVLRLGPGAQIKLFDDRSGEWLAEIVEAGKKRVTLRIVQQLREREAVPDLWLAFAPIKKGRIDWIAEKATELGVARLVPVITQRTIVDRLNGERLLAHMIEAAEQCERTALPELAEARKLDALLKDWPAGRTLYFADEMGGEPFAPAATPGPAAILIGPEGGFTDAERAAIRALPEARPVSLGPRILRADTAAVAAVSLWMGAAGDWTQSPRS
- a CDS encoding PilZ domain-containing protein, producing MLNKANEEETIFSFSTEMPEQDPRRQSPRIRILRVGTLIVNGRRELCLIRNVSAGGLIVHIYSEFHVGQRVTVELKSAQTIDGTIMWVTDSNAGVQFDRPIDVEELLSNQIQEDGWQPRMPRVEVDRLATLRIGARVVTATVQDISQGGVRVEVDGALVAGDDVIVTLEKFRPLPGVIRWYHDGLGGIAFNEVLRFHELMSWLRPKS
- the ubiA gene encoding 4-hydroxybenzoate octaprenyltransferase, with the translated sequence MTDPDIVPDSERRGLLGVLPRAWRPYASLMRADRPIGVWLLFWPGAWAIALAGFGGQGLRLILLFALGAFAMRSAGCVYNDIVDRDLDARVERTRLRPLASGRVSLKGAWILLVVLSLCGLLVLLQLRPPAQLVALVSLALVAAYPFMKRITWWPQAWLGLVFSWAALVGWPAVTGEVGASALLLYAGAVFWVIGYDTIYALQDREDDALVGVKSSALALGGKARAGIAVFYLLAMLFWIAALWTIRPHWLGSLALLPVALHLAWQVLTLQTGDGADALAKFRSNRFAGFLMFLACLVVGTSA
- the hflK gene encoding FtsH protease activity modulator HflK, producing MSRIFGWGARLGAMMSENKGGPWGGSGGSGGDGPRNPWGGPRKPRPPSGGSDGSGNVTSLDDFLRKSRERLGGRLPQQGGKPYWVYGIAAFIVLWLIFTSMHRIGPQERGVITRFGSYAGTMGPGIGLSLPAPIDRVQKVDVEEIRTVDIGSTDPNRENLILTGDQNIIDLAYSVRWNIRDPQLYLFQLADPDETIREVAESAMRAVVAGVSLNDAIGAGRGEIEQRVQQTMQRLLDDYGAGVRVQGIAIKQSDPPAAVNDAFKDVSAAQQEAQSYINDARAYALQLTAKAQGEAAAFNEVYSQYRLAPEVTRRRMYYETMERVLSRVDKTVVEAPGVTPYLPLPQAQRSVRQGDAQ